One Polaribacter sp. SA4-12 genomic window carries:
- a CDS encoding HlyD family secretion protein: MRNPKFIKSLIGIVIIAILVLTGVWFLTKPKSIILQGRIETKEIYLSAKIPTRINSFEVKEGESVKKGQLLATLLSPEIMAKEQQALALRDAANAQKNKATNGARVEEIRGAKSVYEKATAAANVMKKTYVRMANLFKDGVISEQKRDEIFAKKEVALKDQEAALSVYQMAMKGARSEDLEAATALVKQADGALIELEGYKNERNIIAPIDAEVLNFLPEEGELIGAGYPVVHLVDLANSYAILNIKETSLFNFKKESVFEATIPALKNKKVKFKVYYVAALGNYATWNATKATGNFDVRTFEIKASPVTKEVELRPGMSILIDYSQFNE, translated from the coding sequence ATGAGGAATCCAAAATTTATAAAATCATTAATAGGTATTGTAATTATTGCAATTTTAGTACTTACTGGTGTGTGGTTTTTAACAAAGCCTAAGTCAATTATTTTACAAGGTAGAATAGAAACAAAAGAAATTTATTTATCAGCAAAAATTCCTACTCGTATTAACTCTTTTGAAGTAAAAGAAGGAGAAAGTGTAAAAAAAGGACAATTATTGGCAACACTTTTAAGCCCAGAAATTATGGCAAAAGAGCAACAAGCTTTAGCTTTGAGAGATGCTGCAAATGCACAAAAAAATAAAGCAACAAACGGAGCAAGAGTAGAAGAAATTAGAGGCGCAAAAAGTGTTTATGAAAAAGCAACTGCTGCTGCAAATGTGATGAAAAAAACCTATGTTAGAATGGCAAATCTTTTTAAAGACGGTGTGATTTCTGAACAAAAACGTGATGAAATATTTGCTAAAAAAGAAGTCGCTTTAAAAGATCAAGAAGCAGCATTAAGTGTTTATCAAATGGCAATGAAAGGTGCACGAAGTGAAGATTTAGAAGCAGCAACTGCTTTGGTAAAACAAGCTGATGGAGCTTTAATAGAATTAGAAGGTTATAAAAATGAACGAAATATTATAGCACCTATAGATGCAGAAGTTCTTAATTTTTTACCAGAAGAAGGCGAATTAATTGGAGCTGGTTATCCGGTAGTTCATTTGGTAGATTTAGCAAATAGTTATGCCATTTTAAATATTAAAGAAACAAGTCTTTTCAACTTTAAAAAGGAAAGTGTTTTTGAAGCTACGATTCCTGCTTTGAAAAATAAAAAGGTAAAATTTAAAGTTTATTATGTTGCTGCTTTGGGGAATTATGCTACTTGGAATGCAACAAAAGCCACAGGAAATTTTGATGTAAGAACTTTTGAAATTAAAGCTTCACCAGTTACAAAAGAAGTAGAATTAAGACCTGGAATGAGTATTTTAATTGATTATTCTCAATTTAATGAGTAA
- a CDS encoding DUF368 domain-containing protein, with protein MSRNIKDYLVIGLKGMAMGAADVVPGVSGGTIAFISGIYEELLGSISNVNLGLFKTLKKEGFKAAWTQLNGNFLASLFLGIFVSIVSLAKAIKYLLENEPVLLWSFFFGLVLASIIYIAKQITKWNVLSFVVLILGAFLAYYITTLNPLVSESSSPIFMFIAGAIAICAMILPGISGSFILVLLGAYKPVLNALNNKDFKTILIFMAGAVIGLLTFSRVLKWLFKHYKNYTLAALTGFIIGSLNKIWPWKETLTWRTNSHGVEVPFNQQSVTPFSFDGDAQLTMAIVLAVIGFAIILGMERLAVQKK; from the coding sequence ATGAGTAGAAATATAAAAGACTATTTAGTTATTGGTTTAAAAGGAATGGCAATGGGTGCAGCAGATGTAGTGCCTGGCGTTTCTGGAGGTACAATTGCTTTTATTTCTGGTATTTATGAAGAATTATTAGGTTCTATTAGTAATGTGAATTTAGGTTTATTTAAAACTCTAAAAAAAGAGGGATTTAAAGCTGCTTGGACACAATTAAATGGAAACTTTTTAGCATCCTTATTTTTAGGGATTTTTGTAAGTATTGTCTCTTTAGCTAAAGCGATTAAATACTTATTAGAAAATGAACCCGTTTTATTATGGTCTTTCTTTTTTGGATTGGTTTTAGCAAGTATTATTTACATTGCCAAACAAATTACAAAATGGAATGTTCTATCATTTGTAGTGTTAATTTTAGGCGCTTTTTTAGCCTATTATATCACAACTTTAAATCCGTTAGTTTCAGAGAGTTCTTCGCCAATATTTATGTTTATAGCTGGTGCAATAGCAATATGTGCTATGATTTTACCAGGAATTTCAGGTTCTTTTATATTGGTGTTATTAGGTGCGTATAAACCTGTTTTAAATGCCTTAAATAATAAAGATTTTAAAACGATTTTAATTTTTATGGCAGGTGCGGTTATTGGACTATTAACCTTTTCTAGAGTATTAAAATGGTTGTTTAAACATTATAAAAATTACACTTTAGCAGCTTTAACAGGGTTTATAATTGGTTCTTTAAACAAAATTTGGCCTTGGAAAGAAACTTTAACATGGCGTACAAACTCTCATGGAGTAGAAGTACCATTTAATCAACAAAGTGTAACTCCTTTTTCTTTTGATGGAGATGCACAACTTACAATGGCAATTGTACTAGCTGTTATTGGTTTTGCAATCATTTTAGGAATGGAAAGATTAGCAGTTCAGAAAAAATAG
- a CDS encoding TetR/AcrR family transcriptional regulator has translation MARKIDEDKIARIKEATMQTIVEKGIESTTIAMIAKNANVSGGYLYRIYAGKQDLINELYHDKVNSLYKELELLLTLNQTSVKPLIKSFIKNRIIYFLEQPNASKFFYQLLHNENFFASDEIKLKSAELIERIKEIGVKSGEISKETTIYQLHYHILVYAVDYINFTRKNIFGEQEVTINDVDKLTENILNILK, from the coding sequence ATGGCTCGCAAGATTGATGAAGATAAAATAGCAAGAATTAAAGAGGCTACAATGCAAACCATTGTAGAAAAAGGTATTGAATCTACAACTATTGCTATGATTGCAAAAAATGCAAATGTAAGTGGTGGATATTTGTATAGAATCTATGCCGGTAAGCAAGATTTAATCAACGAATTGTATCATGATAAAGTAAATTCATTATACAAAGAACTAGAACTTTTACTAACATTAAATCAGACAAGTGTTAAGCCACTAATAAAGTCGTTTATAAAAAATAGAATTATTTATTTTTTAGAGCAACCCAATGCCTCAAAGTTTTTTTATCAATTATTGCACAATGAAAATTTCTTTGCTTCGGATGAAATCAAACTTAAAAGTGCTGAGCTTATAGAAAGGATTAAAGAAATTGGAGTTAAGTCTGGCGAAATTTCAAAAGAAACCACCATTTATCAATTGCATTATCACATTTTAGTGTACGCAGTAGATTATATCAACTTTACAAGAAAAAATATTTTTGGTGAACAAGAAGTAACTATAAATGATGTAGATAAATTAACTGAAAATATTTTAAATATTTTAAAATAA
- a CDS encoding VIT1/CCC1 transporter family protein, producing MLEPEDESSKIHYIHRSNWLRAAVLGANDGILSTASIAIGVAAASNFREPIILATVAGLVAGALSMAAGEYVSVSSQTDLEQADIEREKQELIEMPELELLRLAKIYEDRGLKKETALTVAKELTEKDALAAHIRDELGINDISQAKPIEAAFTSAVAFTLGGILPLLVALFLPLKNLEFYLYGSTTLFLILLGSLTAKAGGSSIRKAVIRITFWGTIAMGLTAYVGYLFNVSIS from the coding sequence ATGTTAGAACCTGAAGATGAGTCTTCTAAGATTCATTACATACATCGAAGCAATTGGCTAAGAGCAGCTGTTCTTGGCGCAAATGATGGTATTCTATCAACTGCCAGTATTGCAATTGGTGTTGCTGCAGCAAGTAATTTTAGAGAACCTATTATATTAGCAACGGTAGCTGGTTTAGTTGCTGGGGCTTTATCAATGGCTGCAGGAGAATATGTTTCTGTAAGCTCTCAAACAGATTTAGAACAAGCGGATATTGAGAGAGAAAAACAAGAACTCATAGAAATGCCTGAACTTGAATTATTACGATTGGCTAAAATTTATGAAGATAGAGGCTTAAAAAAAGAAACTGCTTTAACAGTTGCTAAAGAATTAACAGAAAAAGATGCTTTAGCTGCTCATATTAGAGATGAGTTAGGCATCAATGATATTAGTCAAGCAAAACCAATAGAAGCAGCTTTTACTTCTGCTGTAGCATTTACACTTGGAGGCATACTTCCTTTATTGGTTGCACTATTTCTCCCATTAAAAAATTTAGAATTCTACCTTTATGGTTCTACAACCTTATTTCTAATCCTTTTAGGTAGTTTAACAGCAAAAGCAGGAGGATCTAGTATTCGAAAAGCAGTAATTAGAATTACTTTTTGGGGAACAATAGCAATGGGATTAACCGCATATGTTGGTTATCTGTTTAATGTTAGTATTTCTTAA
- the hemG gene encoding menaquinone-dependent protoporphyrinogen IX dehydrogenase, which produces MEIKTGILYATVDGHTLKICNRLKEVLIQNNQKVELFSIDDFKEDITSYDKLIIGASIRYGVHNKKIIEFINTNKKQLDSIKTAFFSVNLVARKLEKSTPVLNPYVIKFFKNIDWKPMIVEVFAGKLNYKKYPFFDRVMIQFIMWMTKGPTNTNTEIEYTNWDKVTAFGLQIKNL; this is translated from the coding sequence ATGGAAATTAAAACAGGAATACTATACGCTACTGTAGATGGACATACCTTAAAAATATGTAATAGACTTAAAGAGGTACTTATACAAAACAATCAAAAAGTTGAACTTTTTTCTATTGATGATTTTAAAGAAGATATAACTAGTTATGATAAACTTATTATAGGTGCAAGCATTAGATATGGAGTTCACAATAAAAAAATAATTGAGTTTATAAATACCAATAAGAAACAACTAGACTCTATAAAAACAGCTTTCTTTTCTGTAAATCTAGTAGCAAGAAAACTCGAAAAAAGTACTCCAGTTTTAAATCCGTATGTTATAAAGTTTTTTAAAAACATCGATTGGAAACCTATGATTGTTGAAGTATTTGCTGGAAAACTAAACTATAAAAAATATCCATTCTTTGATAGAGTTATGATTCAATTTATTATGTGGATGACCAAAGGACCAACAAACACAAATACAGAAATTGAATATACCAATTGGGACAAAGTAACAGCCTTTGGTTTACAAATAAAGAATCTTTAA
- a CDS encoding DUF368 domain-containing protein encodes MIQERTYSQRLILFLKGLAMGAANKVPGVSGGTVSFVFGFYEEMIYSFRKINLKAFKLFFNGRFVSFYRYVNGQFLLLIMGGSIFSYFSISLVLDYFLVNYELYVWSWFFGMIIGSIYYIGKDFGDWNLKNIVSLIIGVSIGLGISFLTPATENDNLWFVFLCGIIGVSGMTLPGLSGSFILILLGNYVLLLVDSVNVLFNVITSLLSGDFKVLSDPIKVRYLKIIAVFTAGSAFGLVSISHVLGYVLKRWHQIVNAIIIGFITGSLGIVWPWKKAIHLQEKGNYLIDKKGNKIVENYERFVPDFSSSETLLAIFYIVLGILLILAIDFYGRKKK; translated from the coding sequence ATGATACAAGAAAGAACTTATTCACAGCGATTAATCCTTTTTTTAAAAGGCTTAGCAATGGGAGCTGCAAATAAAGTTCCTGGTGTTTCTGGCGGAACAGTTTCTTTTGTTTTTGGTTTTTATGAAGAAATGATTTATTCGTTTAGAAAGATAAATTTAAAAGCATTTAAATTATTTTTTAATGGACGATTTGTAAGCTTTTACCGATATGTAAACGGACAATTTCTACTCTTAATTATGGGTGGAAGCATCTTTAGTTATTTTAGTATTTCTTTAGTTTTAGATTATTTCTTAGTAAACTATGAGCTCTATGTTTGGAGTTGGTTTTTTGGGATGATTATTGGCTCAATTTATTATATTGGAAAGGATTTTGGAGATTGGAATCTTAAAAACATCGTTTCATTAATTATTGGAGTATCAATTGGTTTAGGAATCAGTTTTTTAACGCCTGCAACAGAAAACGACAATCTTTGGTTTGTTTTCTTATGCGGAATTATAGGAGTTTCTGGTATGACACTTCCAGGACTTTCGGGTTCTTTTATACTAATTCTTTTAGGAAATTACGTGTTGTTGCTCGTAGATTCTGTAAACGTATTGTTTAATGTAATTACGAGTCTTTTATCTGGAGATTTTAAAGTGCTATCAGATCCAATCAAAGTAAGATATTTAAAAATAATAGCTGTTTTTACTGCAGGCTCTGCTTTTGGATTGGTTTCTATAAGTCATGTTTTAGGATATGTTTTAAAACGATGGCATCAAATTGTAAATGCAATTATTATTGGTTTTATTACAGGTTCTTTGGGAATAGTTTGGCCTTGGAAAAAAGCAATTCATTTACAAGAAAAAGGAAATTATTTAATTGATAAAAAAGGAAATAAAATAGTTGAAAATTACGAACGATTTGTTCCTGATTTTTCGAGTTCAGAAACCTTATTAGCTATATTTTATATAGTATTAGGTATTTTGTTAATTTTAGCGATAGATTTTTATGGGAGAAAGAAAAAATAA
- a CDS encoding ABC transporter permease — protein MKPSFRIAKREIALLFNSKSSFMLTIILPFVSILFFNSLLSEGVARNLPVAVVDLDHTATSRNVIAQLDAAPEIEIGFFPLNQQKGEELIRLGKVYGVITIPQNFEADLKSGKQVKIINQYNSNLLLAGGLEYKAFRKVIGTISAGIHIEKQRKKGVSLQQAIINYQPIVAENHVLSNPYTNYSYYLNTGFLTMFFQLFVMLTTIYCFGADLKYSKGSKLLGIANGSLSTIILGKVLPYTVWFLLVGIITLLSMYVWQDFPFFGSKTTVLVGLLLLILANQSLALFFISISNSFREALTIGSGFGAVSLSFSGITFPIFGMPLVLQWLSQIFPFTHFFELLLDQSQRGFPVFYSLRAIIILVILCIIPFALCWGKLKRLFLKGSFNHNI, from the coding sequence ATGAAACCATCTTTTCGAATAGCAAAAAGAGAGATTGCATTATTATTTAATAGTAAGTCATCTTTTATGCTTACAATTATACTGCCTTTTGTTTCTATTTTGTTTTTCAATTCGCTTTTAAGTGAAGGTGTTGCTCGAAATTTACCTGTTGCTGTGGTAGATTTAGATCATACAGCAACATCAAGAAATGTAATTGCTCAGTTAGATGCTGCTCCAGAAATTGAAATTGGTTTTTTTCCTTTAAATCAACAAAAAGGAGAAGAATTAATTCGTTTAGGAAAAGTATATGGTGTAATAACAATTCCTCAAAATTTTGAAGCCGATTTAAAAAGTGGTAAACAAGTAAAAATTATAAACCAGTATAATAGCAACTTGCTATTGGCTGGTGGGTTAGAATATAAAGCATTTAGAAAAGTTATTGGAACTATTTCGGCAGGAATACATATTGAAAAACAACGAAAAAAAGGAGTTTCATTGCAACAAGCAATCATTAATTATCAACCAATTGTAGCAGAAAACCATGTGTTATCAAATCCATATACAAATTATTCATATTATTTAAATACAGGGTTTTTAACGATGTTTTTTCAACTATTTGTAATGCTAACAACTATTTACTGTTTTGGTGCAGATTTAAAATACAGTAAGGGAAGTAAATTATTAGGTATTGCAAATGGAAGTTTATCAACAATTATTTTAGGAAAGGTTTTACCATATACAGTATGGTTTTTATTAGTAGGCATAATTACGCTTTTAAGTATGTACGTTTGGCAAGATTTTCCTTTTTTTGGAAGTAAGACAACTGTTTTGGTAGGTTTGCTTTTATTGATCTTAGCCAATCAATCGCTGGCTTTATTTTTTATTTCTATAAGTAATAGTTTTAGAGAAGCCTTAACAATTGGTTCTGGTTTTGGAGCTGTAAGTCTCTCTTTTTCGGGAATTACATTTCCAATTTTTGGAATGCCTTTAGTGTTACAATGGTTAAGTCAAATTTTTCCTTTTACTCATTTTTTTGAATTATTATTAGATCAATCTCAACGAGGTTTTCCAGTATTTTATTCCTTACGAGCAATTATTATTTTAGTTATTTTATGCATTATACCTTTTGCTCTATGTTGGGGTAAATTAAAAAGATTGTTTTTAAAAGGAAGTTTTAATCACAACATTTAA
- a CDS encoding ABC transporter permease — MKNLYKLYYRNKVSFQNTFSTEWNSIKSDKAVVSTFLSVTFIILVVYTYIYSNQIIKEVPVAVVNQDGTKMSRDYIAMLAATEGTKTITTFTDLEEAKVAYYSRKVQGIVIVPKNFEKNIRSGKQTTISTFADAANMLFYKRVLGDVTTINGYFSAGISIKKEMAKGVSLDEAQKNYSPIKAISTSLFNTSSGYATYLIPMLTALIIQLVLLMGIGLLSGSRREIISTHTSFPRILHRGGTIPILLAKACLYTVIYLVIIPIQVGIVYSIFGIPVRSSLFSIYVFIIPYIFSVVFLGISISSFFKRREDSIVFLVLLSIPSLMLSGLSFPVEGFSPFYKFISSIIPSTPGINGFVKLTQMEASFLEVLNEWNHLWILTFVYFVIAAISLKIRARKELILKKA; from the coding sequence ATGAAGAATTTATATAAATTATATTACAGAAACAAAGTCTCATTTCAAAATACCTTTAGTACAGAATGGAATTCAATTAAATCAGACAAAGCAGTTGTTAGTACTTTTTTATCTGTTACATTTATTATTTTAGTTGTTTATACTTATATCTATTCAAATCAAATAATTAAAGAAGTTCCTGTAGCGGTTGTAAACCAAGATGGAACCAAAATGAGTAGAGATTATATTGCTATGTTAGCCGCTACTGAGGGTACTAAAACAATAACAACATTTACTGATTTAGAAGAGGCTAAAGTAGCCTATTATTCAAGAAAAGTACAAGGAATTGTTATAGTACCAAAAAATTTTGAAAAAAATATTAGAAGTGGTAAACAAACAACAATTTCCACATTTGCAGATGCAGCTAATATGTTGTTTTATAAACGTGTTTTAGGTGATGTTACTACAATTAACGGATATTTTAGTGCAGGGATTTCAATAAAAAAAGAGATGGCAAAAGGTGTTTCTTTAGATGAAGCTCAAAAAAATTATTCTCCAATAAAAGCAATTTCTACAAGTTTGTTTAATACAAGTTCTGGGTATGCAACCTATTTAATTCCTATGTTAACGGCATTAATTATACAATTAGTATTATTAATGGGAATTGGTCTTTTAAGTGGATCGAGAAGAGAGATAATTTCTACACATACAAGTTTTCCAAGAATATTGCATAGAGGAGGTACAATTCCTATTTTATTGGCAAAAGCTTGTTTATATACTGTAATTTATCTGGTTATTATTCCGATTCAAGTTGGAATTGTATATTCAATTTTTGGAATTCCTGTTCGTTCTTCGTTATTTTCAATATACGTATTTATAATTCCGTATATATTTTCAGTGGTTTTTTTAGGAATATCAATCAGTTCATTTTTTAAGAGAAGAGAAGATTCTATTGTGTTTTTAGTTTTGCTTTCTATTCCTTCATTAATGTTAAGCGGGTTATCTTTTCCTGTAGAAGGGTTTTCTCCATTTTATAAATTTATTTCCTCAATAATTCCATCAACACCAGGAATTAATGGATTTGTTAAATTAACACAAATGGAGGCTTCATTTTTAGAAGTTTTAAATGAGTGGAATCATTTATGGATTTTAACGTTTGTATATTTTGTAATAGCAGCTATTTCGTTAAAAATAAGAGCAAGAAAAGAGTTGATATTAAAAAAAGCATAA
- a CDS encoding TolC family protein, protein MKININFKSMKLNRKDIKIFLFLCFITTFVNAQSITLKQAYDLMLAKNGEVKASSFEVKEMEEESKATKGLRLPTISVSGTYMHLDEDIAIDLNDQRNMVGGLLSISNPAEVLGDWDITLQEKNLGFATANISMPIYAGGKINAAYKASEIKLALSETKHKIKEDELTINLINYFFKLNLAQEALQLRQEVYDVILLHNNHADKFFENGIIPEVETLNAKVALSNAKRELLGAKKDIELATTAVQNLIGGDAVSGFTSRFNEPTIVKPLQEFTTDMLTENQQLKTIEKTQELAQVGIIVEKSDYFPKVGVSGKYILWKDNLPLVDTKWFVGVGVEWELFNGFQREHKVKASKYKSAQVAAFDKQARLNLTTYTEKLYNTMQKELEQYESLNADEVFAKKLKFMRTRSFEEGTGTSLEVVDATLKLSEIKLHKIKALYEYNVAYGELMVLTGKTASFLNQN, encoded by the coding sequence ATGAAAATTAATATAAATTTTAAATCAATGAAATTGAATAGAAAAGATATAAAAATATTCTTGTTTTTATGTTTTATCACAACGTTTGTAAACGCACAAAGTATTACCTTAAAGCAAGCATACGATTTAATGTTAGCTAAAAACGGAGAGGTAAAAGCATCTAGCTTTGAGGTAAAAGAAATGGAAGAAGAGTCTAAAGCCACAAAAGGATTGCGTTTACCAACTATTAGTGTTTCTGGTACGTATATGCATTTAGATGAGGATATTGCAATAGACTTAAATGACCAAAGAAATATGGTTGGCGGTTTGTTAAGTATTTCTAATCCGGCAGAAGTTTTAGGAGATTGGGATATTACGTTACAAGAAAAAAATTTAGGTTTTGCAACTGCAAATATATCGATGCCAATCTATGCTGGGGGAAAAATAAATGCGGCTTATAAAGCTTCAGAAATAAAATTAGCATTATCAGAAACGAAGCATAAGATTAAGGAAGATGAATTAACAATTAATTTAATTAATTACTTTTTCAAATTAAATTTAGCCCAAGAAGCTTTACAGTTAAGGCAAGAAGTATATGATGTTATTTTGTTGCATAACAATCATGCAGATAAGTTTTTTGAAAACGGAATCATTCCAGAAGTAGAAACTTTAAATGCTAAAGTAGCTTTGTCTAATGCAAAAAGAGAATTGTTAGGTGCTAAAAAAGATATTGAATTAGCAACTACTGCAGTACAAAATTTAATTGGTGGAGATGCTGTTAGTGGTTTTACCAGCAGATTTAATGAACCAACAATTGTAAAGCCTTTACAAGAATTTACAACAGATATGTTAACTGAAAATCAACAGTTAAAAACCATTGAAAAAACTCAGGAATTAGCGCAAGTGGGAATAATTGTAGAGAAAAGTGATTATTTTCCTAAAGTAGGTGTTTCTGGAAAATACATTTTATGGAAAGATAATTTACCTCTTGTTGATACTAAATGGTTTGTTGGTGTTGGTGTTGAATGGGAACTTTTTAATGGTTTTCAAAGAGAACATAAAGTAAAAGCATCAAAATATAAAAGTGCTCAAGTAGCAGCATTTGATAAACAAGCCCGATTAAATTTAACGACGTATACAGAAAAATTGTACAATACAATGCAAAAGGAATTAGAACAATATGAAAGTTTAAATGCCGATGAAGTATTCGCTAAAAAATTAAAGTTTATGAGAACAAGATCTTTTGAAGAAGGCACAGGAACCTCATTAGAAGTTGTTGATGCAACTTTAAAGTTATCAGAAATTAAATTACACAAAATAAAAGCCTTATACGAGTACAATGTAGCTTACGGAGAGTTAATGGTACTTACAGGGAAAACAGCTTCTTTCTTAAATCAAAATTAA
- a CDS encoding tetratricopeptide repeat protein yields MSLLKFESMLKTNAVYFFDLVEFEEIIIHYLDAGKHALAKKAVKLGLQQHPASVDLKLLQVEIYVFEDELDKAEMLLKIIERLEPNNDEVFIQKATISSKKGNHKEAIELLKKALTFTDDKVDVWSLLGMEYLYLDNFKNARLTFQKCVKVDFEDYSALYNVVYCFDMEKLHEEAITYLNAYVDINPYCEVAWHQLGRQYYILEDYEKALNAFDYAVIIDESFIGGYLEKAKTLEQLERYKEAIDNYLITLELDDATAFVCIRVGECYQRLGNFNEAITYYKKAVHEDPLLDKGWMMLTNIYFDNENYQKAAYYISKALKIEEDNAVYWRRYSEINLKQNFYEEAVTGFNKCLSLNDDALEIYIGLTDVLSFLGEFNGALNTLMKAHKTYKDSAEIEYRLAGLFFILNKEKYGFNHLVVALKIDYDYHIVLKELYPIVYENEKVQKLLIDFKKATE; encoded by the coding sequence ATGTCTCTATTAAAATTTGAATCCATGCTCAAAACCAACGCTGTTTATTTTTTTGATTTGGTAGAGTTTGAAGAAATTATCATCCATTATTTAGATGCTGGTAAACATGCTTTGGCTAAAAAAGCAGTAAAACTTGGGTTACAACAACATCCTGCTTCAGTAGATTTAAAACTACTGCAAGTAGAAATTTATGTTTTTGAAGATGAGTTAGATAAAGCAGAAATGTTGTTGAAAATAATTGAACGTTTAGAGCCAAATAATGATGAGGTTTTTATACAAAAAGCAACTATTAGTTCTAAAAAAGGAAACCATAAAGAAGCAATAGAGTTATTAAAAAAAGCATTAACTTTTACAGATGATAAAGTAGATGTTTGGTCTCTTTTAGGGATGGAATATTTGTATTTAGACAACTTTAAAAACGCTCGTTTAACTTTTCAAAAGTGTGTAAAAGTAGATTTTGAAGATTATTCTGCCTTGTATAATGTGGTGTATTGCTTTGATATGGAAAAACTACATGAAGAAGCAATTACATATTTAAATGCATATGTAGACATAAATCCATATTGTGAAGTTGCTTGGCATCAATTAGGTCGACAATATTATATTTTAGAGGATTATGAAAAAGCTTTAAATGCTTTTGATTATGCTGTTATTATTGATGAGTCTTTTATTGGTGGTTATTTAGAAAAAGCAAAAACATTAGAACAATTAGAGCGATATAAAGAAGCAATAGATAATTACTTAATTACACTAGAATTAGATGATGCCACAGCTTTTGTTTGTATTAGAGTAGGTGAGTGCTATCAAAGGTTAGGTAATTTTAATGAAGCCATTACTTATTACAAGAAAGCAGTTCATGAAGATCCTTTATTAGATAAAGGTTGGATGATGTTAACGAATATCTATTTTGATAATGAAAATTATCAAAAAGCAGCATATTATATTTCTAAAGCCTTAAAAATTGAGGAAGACAATGCTGTATATTGGAGACGTTATTCTGAAATTAATTTAAAACAAAACTTTTACGAAGAAGCTGTAACTGGTTTTAATAAATGTTTAAGTTTAAATGATGATGCATTAGAAATATACATTGGCTTAACAGATGTATTGTCTTTTTTAGGTGAGTTTAATGGAGCATTAAATACTTTGATGAAAGCACATAAAACGTATAAAGATTCTGCAGAAATTGAATACAGATTAGCAGGTTTGTTTTTTATTCTGAATAAAGAAAAATACGGATTTAACCATTTAGTCGTAGCTTTAAAAATAGATTACGATTACCATATTGTTTTAAAAGAGCTATATCCAATTGTGTATGAAAATGAAAAAGTTCAAAAACTTTTAATTGATTTTAAAAAAGCAACAGAGTAA
- the pyrR gene encoding bifunctional pyr operon transcriptional regulator/uracil phosphoribosyltransferase PyrR — MSKKTLLNSKDIEIILHRLACELIENHNDFSNTVLIGLQPRGSYLANRLAELLKTTYQVKDLQLGLLDITFYRDDFRRRDAPLEAAATEMDFLIEGKKVVIIDDVLYSGRSVRAALTAMQSYGRPDNIELLVLIDRRFSRHLPIQPDYRGRQVDAINEEKVLVTWKDTHKKDAVYIEFK, encoded by the coding sequence ATGAGCAAAAAAACCTTACTTAACTCAAAAGATATTGAAATAATCCTACATCGATTGGCTTGCGAGCTTATCGAAAATCATAACGATTTTTCTAATACAGTTTTAATTGGTTTACAACCAAGAGGTAGTTATTTGGCCAATAGATTAGCCGAATTATTAAAAACAACCTACCAAGTTAAAGACTTACAATTAGGACTTTTAGATATTACCTTTTACAGAGACGATTTTAGAAGAAGAGACGCTCCTTTAGAAGCTGCTGCAACTGAAATGGATTTTTTAATTGAAGGTAAAAAAGTAGTTATTATTGATGATGTTTTGTATTCTGGAAGAAGTGTAAGAGCTGCATTAACTGCAATGCAATCTTATGGTAGACCAGATAATATAGAGTTACTAGTATTAATAGACAGACGTTTTAGTAGACATTTACCAATTCAGCCAGATTATAGAGGTCGACAAGTAGATGCTATTAACGAAGAAAAAGTTTTAGTAACTTGGAAAGACACACATAAAAAGGACGCAGTTTATATAGAATTTAAGTAA